The Papio anubis isolate 15944 chromosome 2, Panubis1.0, whole genome shotgun sequence region ACCAAACGTAGTTCTTTGTACTACACTGGTCGGATAGATAAGAAATTGGAGTAAAACTTCACAGATGCAGAACAGTTCAAATACACATTATGTTGTGAGCAATGGGACCAGCCCAAATTAGTGAAAAGTGTGTTACTGAATAAttgttaaatgtaattttattggTTTAAAAAGGCCAGACACTGGGAGATAATTCATAAATGTTGAGTGGGTGTTTCTATGAATAGAGTGGTAGATAAATGAGTAAAtggataagtgaatgaataaatgaagcgTAATATCCTGATTTTAAAGTTGAGATCGCATGAGGGGTATCGAATGGCAGAACCAGAATTTGAATCTAAGGTGTCTGGATCTAGAGTCTTAGTTTGTAACCGCTAAGAGTTCATACACGCGTGAATGAAGGAATGTTTGAATATCACTTACTAGACCAGTATTATGCCGCTAGAGCATCTGAAAAGTGTGTTTCTGTGATTGCATATGTTGCTTTAAATGAGTCCAGAGCTCATCATCTCacggaaactgagacccagagaaagaAAGGGCTTGGCTCCAGCCGCACAGCAGCCTGTGCCCAGTTGAGGCCAGGACTCAGACTTCTCCATGACACCTCCAGTCTCTCCCTTTCCAATCCACAGTCACTCCAGTGCTTTTGTGTGAACTCATCTCTCTGGTCCACGTTTGGATTCCTTCAAAGGTTCCACCTTAGAGGATCCCAAACTGACCATTTACACCAAGTTTTTCCCCAGTATGGTAGCCCTGGAGCCTCTACTTACTGAGACTTTGTGCGACTGACAGGTGCCAGTGCTCTGGGACCCCAGTCTTTGCCATCTGCTGAAGCTGCAATCAGCTTCTGGAAGAATCAGAGACCCTGCAGCTTGTTTCTAGCACAGACGTGGATTTCCTTTGCTGATTAGCTCACCAAGAGGGACACAGATAGTGCCAGGAAAATCAGTCTGGGTCTCTAGGAAGGACTTCTCCAGTATAATGCAAGTACAGATTCCCACCAGCAGGCAGCAGCAGAACCCAGCAGTTGCCCACCTGGAGGATGGCTGCCTGGGTTTGACTCCCGACTTCTCTGCCTAGCTGAGTGACCTCAAGCAAGTCACGTATCTGTCTCTGCCTCAGTTGCCCCCTCCATAAAATGGGCACAACAATACTCACCTCATAAATTGTTCTGGGGTGCATATGGTATTATCCACATAAACAGCTTAGTAGTAGTGCCCATAGTAATCTCCCAATAAATGTTATGTATGATTTTATTATCACAATTAGCATTCTGTTAGAACACATTCCAAAGGATTATCCACATTAAGCATTGTTCTAGAGCTTTGTTTTATTGGAAACTGCAATGAAAAGGCCACCAGCTGGAGTCTTAGAGACCTTTTGGTTATCCAAAGAGCCTTTATAATTCATCTTTATAGTGAGATTTTTATATTAAAGTGCCAGGTACTAGCTCCTAGTAACACAAGGGCTGAAATGGATTTCAAATACGgcagtgacttgtccaaggcccACAGCTTGTTGGTCTCAGGGCTTTCAGAACGTTACTCTCCATCAGAAGACACAGTACTAGGTACAGCACAGCCACCTTTAGAGCACTCTGCCTTGGTCCAAAGCAACCACAGACAGACTTCTGTTagaacactggaaaaaaaaaattggtattagTTGGCACTTTTCCAATATTAAACAAAAGGTGTATTGATTAAATCATTACTTACAACTGTATTCCCTGAAATAGCTGCAGATTCATttacatgctttttcttttcaagtCATGAACATGGAGACAGAGTTCTCGATACATTCCAAGAAAAGCATTTTGTGAGACTTTCCAACAGAATATGATGTTGTCTTTCCTGGCAGTGACCCTTCTGTAACTTTACTGGGTCCATCCTTGTTTTTGCAGCTGTGCCTGAGCTGAAGCTTCTCTGCGGGGCAGACGTCTTGAAGACCTTCCAGACCCCCAACCTCTGGAAGGATGCGCACATCCAGGAAATAGTGGAGAAGTTTGGCTTGGTGTGCGTGGGCCGGGCAGGTCACGACCCAAAAGGGTACATCTCAGAATCTCCCATCCTACGGATGCACCAGCACAACATTCACCTGGCCAAGGAGCCCGTGCAGAATGAGATCAGTGCCACGTACATCAGGCGAGCTTTGGGCCAAGGGCAGAGCGTAAAGTACCTGATCCCCGATGCTGTCATCACCTACATCAAGGACCATGGCCTCTACACCAAGGACAGTGCCTGGAAAGGCAAAAGCACCCAGAGCGCTGAGGGCAAGACAAGCTAGGGAGGGGGGACTCGACCCACACCTCCTCCAGCAAGCTCCTGCTGAGGATAGGGCTGGTTAAGGTTTCTGTTTTACTTTGGTTTTTGCTTCtccatttttcatttgctttatttctacAATGTTTCTACTTCCAAGGAGTCTTCTGTCCCAGGAAGAGATACCTTCTTTGCAGGAGAGGAAAGGTCTAAATCACAAGGatagacatttatcaaagaaGTTAAAATGGTGTGGCAGGTCATTAGGATTAGGCAGAATCTCTCAGAGCTGCTGGACAAGGAGGCCTACTTATTTTGTGTGGATGGTAATTATGGCGTACACACTGAATGCAGTTCTGAGCATGGCAGGGGCCTCTGAGGGTCAGATCAGAATTGCCCACAATGCGTTTTTTAACTAGGACCAGGTGCAGCATGCTAGTCTTGATTGGAAAGATTTGACAGGATGCTAATTACTGAACAGTGGGTTTTTGTCAACGCCCTGGTTTCAGAATATGAACTGAGGAGTCAAACAGTTGGAAACCACACATTGCTGATTTACATTGGATCTTGCCTTACAAACCATTGTCTGCCTGCCTCACCAGCctttcataaaa contains the following coding sequences:
- the NMNAT3 gene encoding nicotinamide/nicotinic acid mononucleotide adenylyltransferase 3 isoform X4 codes for the protein MEGPDHGKALSPTPAAVPELKLLCGADVLKTFQTPNLWKDAHIQEIVEKFGLVCVGRAGHDPKGYISESPILRMHQHNIHLAKEPVQNEISATYIRRALGQGQSVKYLIPDAVITYIKDHGLYTKDSAWKGKSTQSAEGKTS
- the NMNAT3 gene encoding nicotinamide/nicotinic acid mononucleotide adenylyltransferase 3 isoform X2 — its product is MLPVSRGAGHTLRINFPITTTKSGMYQVIQGIISPVNDNYGKKDLAASHHRVAMARLALQTSDWIRVDPWESEQTQWMETVKVLRHHHSELLRSPPQMEGPDHGKALSPTPAAVPELKLLCGADVLKTFQTPNLWKDAHIQEIVEKFGLVCVGRAGHDPKGYISESPILRMHQHNIHLAKEPVQNEISATYIRRALGQGQSVKYLIPDAVITYIKDHGLYTKDSAWKGKSTQSAEGKTS
- the NMNAT3 gene encoding nicotinamide/nicotinic acid mononucleotide adenylyltransferase 3 isoform X1 yields the protein MKSRIPVVLLACGSFNPITNMHLRLFEVARDHLHQTGMYQVIQGIISPVNDNYGKKDLAASHHRVAMARLALQTSDWIRVDPWESEQTQWMETVKVLRHHHSELLRSPPQMEGPDHGKALSPTPAAVPELKLLCGADVLKTFQTPNLWKDAHIQEIVEKFGLVCVGRAGHDPKGYISESPILRMHQHNIHLAKEPVQNEISATYIRRALGQGQSVKYLIPDAVITYIKDHGLYTKDSAWKGKSTQSAEGKTS
- the NMNAT3 gene encoding nicotinamide/nicotinic acid mononucleotide adenylyltransferase 3 isoform X3 yields the protein MYQVIQGIISPVNDNYGKKDLAASHHRVAMARLALQTSDWIRVDPWESEQTQWMETVKVLRHHHSELLRSPPQMEGPDHGKALSPTPAAVPELKLLCGADVLKTFQTPNLWKDAHIQEIVEKFGLVCVGRAGHDPKGYISESPILRMHQHNIHLAKEPVQNEISATYIRRALGQGQSVKYLIPDAVITYIKDHGLYTKDSAWKGKSTQSAEGKTS